The Choristoneura fumiferana chromosome 10, NRCan_CFum_1, whole genome shotgun sequence genome has a segment encoding these proteins:
- the LOC141431752 gene encoding pyridoxal kinase-like, protein KSAVFPLQVLGFEVDAINTVQFSTHTGYKHIKGNVLKNEEMEELIEGLILNEVDYYTHLITGYSRSPESLKQLAEIIKKLKQKNPQLIYVCDPVMGDNGKMYVPEDILPVYRDIVVPLADIITPNQFEAELMTGMPVKDLDGALKVIEALHQKGVKTVVLSSTELGDGDNIVAIASSKGEQYIIKMPKVDATFTGTGDLFAALFLAWSYKTNNNLKLTLERVIATLQNIVQDTYQKARAKQPTGKMPRALLELKLIQNKTVIEDPSVAIAATKV, encoded by the exons AAAAGCGCAGTTTTCCCTTTGCAA gttttagGCTTTGAAGTAGATGCCATAAACACAGTACAGTTCTCCACACACACTGGCTATAAACATATTAAAGGCAATGTATTGAAAAATGAAGAAATGGAAGAACTGATAGAGGGACTCATACTGAATGAGGTTGACTACTACACACATCTCATCACAGGCTATTCAAGGTCACCTGAGTCTCTAAAGCAACTTGCTGAGATTATAAAAaagctgaaacaaaaaaatcctCAGTTAATTTATG TATGCGACCCTGTTATGGGTGATAATGGTAAAATGTATGTCCCAGAAGATATTCTACCTGTATACCGCGACATTGTAGTGCCACTGGCAGATATAATAACGCCTAACCAATTTGAGGCAGAACTGATGACTGGTATGCCTGTTAAAGATTTAGACGGAGCCCTCAAAGTAATAGAGGCATTGCACCAAAAAGGTGTGAAGACTGTTGTGCTGTCTAGCACAGAATTAGGTGATGGTGACAACATAGTTGCAATTGCTAGCTCAAAAG GCGAGCAGTACATCATTAAAATGCCAAAGGTTGATGCAACATTCACAGGTACGGGAGACCTGTTTGCTGCTTTGTTCCTGGCATGGTCTTACAAAACCAATAACAATCTGAAGTTAACCCTGGAAAGGGTTATAGCAACACTGCAGAACATTGTGCAAGACACCTATCAGAAAGCCAGAG CCAAGCAACCGACGGGTAAGATGCCGCGAGCTCTACTCGAACTAAAACTCATACAAAATAAGACTGTCATCGAGGATCCTTCCGTGGCGATAGCTGCTACAAAAGTATGA